Within Dermacentor albipictus isolate Rhodes 1998 colony chromosome 3, USDA_Dalb.pri_finalv2, whole genome shotgun sequence, the genomic segment GCTGAACAATAATTTAGTTCTAATGTTAAACACATTATCATTGTGTTAAATGGAAAGACTATGGTCAGAGTCCTTCTTCTCTGCTACGGCCTAGCTCAGAGATCTATGTGCCTCTGCCCTGCTGAACCCATCTATGGCTGACGAACATTCTATTTTTATCTCATTTGCTTTCACACACAAGTGTACTTCCCTTCCTTAAACACCCGTTATACTAGGCTCTAATAGACACTCTAAGTCCACGCAACTTTGTTAACTTTGCTTCTTCTTAGGACTTTCATCTAAGGTGCCCAACCCAACTTTGCATCTTATCAACAGTACTACAGAGCAACATTGCATTACCCAAAATGCCACTTTTCTCTTCATATTATACCCATGGTTCTCTGCTCAGTGTTCAATCTTAAGCTTGCTTTGTTATCCTACAAGTTGTATACAGCAGTTGTATACTTTTCGAGGTTACCCATTTGACTTGGGAATGCCTGACAAATATGCTACAGCCCATTTTTATCCTTTTTCTAACTCAAGATTTGAGTCCCCTGCAATTACTAAGCCTTAATAAACATGCCACCTTTGTTGAACAACCACAAGTCCCGTCTTTTGTGAGGGGGTACATGCTTGCAGGCATTCAAACCATCTTTAATCTAGAAGGCAACTTCGTGCACACTACCAAACTTCTCAATGAATTTCACATGGcaacatttgcatatgggctttaGTGAAACAATCGTCTAGATCCATAACTATGGTCAAAGGCCAAAGAGCAACTCAAATGCCACTGCTACCATTTCTCAGTGCGACATGGCATTGTTACCAACAATCATGATTCGTTTTTCAACGTTCTTCTTTAATGTTTGAAGAAAATTCAATCATTCCAAATGTGCACAAAAATGGTCATCATACAGAATGTGAAAATACCACAACAAATATGATTATACAATCCACTTTCTTTGATTCcttgaataaaatatttcagTTGGGTGCTATTAATGTACAAGCTACGCTGCTGCTTTAGCTTGTTTCAGGAGAACTATCTGTTGATCCAAGTTTACCTAGTAATTCAGCTACTGACACGATGCATGACCTTTTCCAACTGTAATATTGTATGGAGGCTATGGCTCTGCGACATCGATACCATGTGAACACGAACTCAATTGAAGCGCTGTGAAAACATTGGCTGCCTCTGTATATAGCATTATGAAAGTATATATTAAGATCGGCTTGCATTAGGGATAGTGTGTAACAGGCACAAACAACTCAAGAAGGCTCTGTCAGTACTCTACATTTATTGTAAACGACCACAGTAAGGCCAAGAGCTTGCACTTTACCCTTCACTTTCCCAATCATAGTCGCATGCATAACTAGAGCAGCCCCCAACTGAACCAATCTTCAACACATATCTGATTCGACTTCTTATTTTTGAATCAACATAATCACTATTGCTGATAAAAAGATTCCTACAACAAAACAATAAGTTATAACCACTTTACGTCAGGTAAAAATTTATCACTCTTCACCGAGTTTAATGTGAAATTCACTGCGATCAAAGACAAGCTTGCGTGGTGCGGCCAAAGGCTGCCAGTCCACTTTGTGCACCAAGTCGAAGAAGCCTGTGCCAATGGCCATAGGGACACCTAGGATGATGCTCTCACTGACTCCTGAGATCTCGTCTGTCTGCCCATAGTAGGCAGCATCAAATAAATGGTCCGCTGTCTTCTCAAATGAGGCCAACATGAGCGCACTTTCTTTCATCCGCGCCAAGCCATGCCGTGTAATGCCGAGCACCTCTCCTCTGAAAGTCATCAGATCTGCAAGAAGCATAAGATGCCTGCGATCCACGCTGATTCCATGGCTTGCCATTGTGACGCCAATCTCCCGGATAATTGTGGCTCGAGCAGCTTCAATGCCGAGCGTCTTCTCTACCTCTGAGGTGTTGTTGGAGGATGTCTGCGTGCCCTTGACACCAAAGGTGGCAATCACCTCCCGCAGGCCATCCCCTTCCACGAGAAGCCGGTACCTGGTGCCCCCAAGCGAGTCGTCGGCATGAATGACTGCCCGCGAGCTGCTCGGGATGCCCTTGATGACGACCTTTGGCAGCTGTTCCATTAAATTCTGCAATGCGTAGTACAAGGATGCCTTGGAACTGGCAGTAGGTCGAACAGTCAGCAAGGAGGCACCAAGGGCCTTAATGTTTTGGCTCTTGATGCGAAGCTTGGATGTTGATATTGAGTAACTGATTGTGTCTGCAGTAACCTCCAGCTGCAGTAGCCGAATTCGGTCTATGTCAAGCTTTACAAGCACGAAGCAGTCATCAGGCAGAAAGACTTCCTCCAGGTACTCCGACACCTCGCCCAGCAAGGTTTTCTCAATGCGACCCTTGACACACCGGGCAAACTCGGCATCTTTGTCGTTCATCAGGGCAGCCGTGATGATTGGCGTGCTGATTGACTGCATAAAACGTACACACAATTTCTGTTATAACTCACACAAATGACTTGATATTAAGCAGCTAATCTCTTCATTTAAACTGGTTTTCTACAACATATAGCCAAGCAAGAAAGCTTGTCATGCCATACAAGCATTGCGTCTGGTTGGTGCAGCATACGGGTGTTGAAGTTATTTTTTCGGCTTCGCATAAGCTGTTTGAATTGACAAAGGGCAGCTGTCCTGTTGGAACAGGAAAGCTCGATGCAAAGTTAAGCATCATATGCAGTATTTTAACTGTGAGCACAAAGCTGTTCACAGAATACTCTTTTTGCTGCAGTGTCTTCTACGTAGGACTGAGCAGGTGTTTGAAAGGCCGACTGCAAAGCACCATATCAATGTGCAAAATGGGAAGGAGGGCTTCTTAGCAGTTCATTGCCAGGATTGTGGATgtagtccagtgcttgagaataCTTCTGCAGCCAGCAGGCAAAAAGATTCCGGCTACCCGTAAGCCAGGAAAATAAGTGTGCACACACCCACCAATATTTTCACAGACTATGTACTAGCACACGTGTAAGCACACTCATCTGTACTCACTCACGTTTTTACTTGTGCCCGATCATACTCACCAACACTCATTAGCATTCATAGTCACTTCTATACTCACTCACTGGCACCCAATTGTGTGTATACTCATGTCTGCTCAAAATCACTGTTATCAATTAACCAATGCTCACTCCTCTTCCTACTTACGTCCACTCGCACTGTTCCTCACTATCTCACGCCGGTAAAATGAGTCTGGAGCGATTATGAGGTGCCATTTGTGTGAGTGAGTATGCCGACCTATGCTGCCACCGCATCATTGAAGCTGCATTCATAGCACAGGAGGAGGATTGTGGATTTTTGGAATGTGCAAGCAAGCATGCACAGTCATAGATTATTTTTTCATTGTCcagctttcttgttttctttgttatGTTTTCGTGTTCATAacatttttctgttcttttttttctgggttGTCTACTTATGTCACTTCAAAATAAACCCAACCAGTTGGAAGATTGTGCTTGTCCTCATGTCTTCCCATTCCTGTGTCTCCGTTAAATGTTCACCCTTCACACAAAACCGATGTAACATGAACTAGCCCAATCAGTTACGCTACCAAATGGTGAGAATTTAAGAGCAATTTCTGCCTGTCCATACCCATCTTCAGCTTGTGTTAGATGCCCCTTTGTCTGTTCAAGAGcccatacataaatacataaagcCCATATGCTAAATTTGTCATAAACATATTAACCTGCACAACAGCAGCAATATGCTTTTGTCAGTTACTTTCAACATGCATAACTAGCTGGCTGTATCGTAGCGTACATTTACAAAGGACATCAGTATTTAGATGATAGCCCCAAGTAGTACGTGTGCATATTTGCTTCAGTCTCTGTGTATAAAACTTCTATGCAAAACAACCTATATTTCTTCTGTGAAGAGGATATTACACCTTCACAAACATTTTCCTTCACCGTACCTAAGGTGAACCTGTTTATCTCGGTTCATTTTGTTCATGCCATCTACATGcaacaaaaaaaacaaagcctACCTTGCTGGCATTGATGATTTCCTTTATCCGAGGCACGCCCTGAGTAATGTTCATGGAAGCAACTCCAGCAAAGTGGAATGTCTTCAGCGTCATTTGCGTGGCCGGCTCTCCAATGCTCTGTGCACACACAGCTCCGACAGCAGTGGCAGGTTCCATGACAGAACGCAGATATTTTTCTCGACAGGTATCAAAGAAGCTGCGCAGCTGCGATGATGTCAACCGGTTCAGCTGCTTCAGCACTGGAATGTTCTTTTCCTTGACTTTGTACAGTGCGTGTGTCTTTGCAACACCTTTAGCGTAAGTGTTCAGAAAATCTTCGAGATCGTTTCGAAAGCTCTCTCCACATGCACTCATATCCTGGCTGCCCAGAATCTCCTCAGAAAGCTGCAAAATCCCATCCATGTCAAGCGGTGGCTCCTCCCTGTGAGGGTTCCGAGCTCGTGTCACTTCCATGACTCTCCCAAAGTCAACAGGATTGTCCTCCTTGCCTTCCATAGATGCAGGGTCCAACCCATCAGCTCCATAGCAAAACTGGACGATTTCACCGCATGAGTTGCGCACCGATCTGTCATAATGGCAGCAGAGGTCCTCCAGGGATTTGACCAAGCGGCGTTGCATGTAGcctgtctcggcagtcttcacaGCTGTGTCGACCAACCCCTCTCGACCTCCCATTGTGTGGAAGAAGAATTCAGTTGGAGTGAGACCCGAGTAAAAGCTGTCCTCCACAAAGCCTCGTGCCTGAGGGGAGCGGTCGTGCTTCTCGAAGTGAGGCAGTGACCTGTCCTCAAAGCCGTTGGGCACACGATGACCACTGATGGCTTGCTGCCCGACACAAGCAATCATCTGGCTGATGTTGATGAAGGACCCTTTGGATCCGCACACCGCCATAATGAGCGGGCTGTTGGTTTTGTGCAACTCACGCAGGCAGGCCTTGCCTGCGTGGTCTCTCACAACAGAGAGCTCCTTGAGACACACTGCCTCCAGAGTCTCCTCCTCATTGCAACCAGGCTGAGCTTGAAGCTTGCCACACTTCAACTGCTGGATGTATTCTTCGCAGCGGGCATAGCCGGCACTCACCAGGTCCTGCTTTGCTTTTATAAGACCAGCACCCGGAGTCACGTCACCTATGCCAATGGAGAATCCTCGATTTTGAATATAGTAGGAAGTGAGGCGCACCAGCCTCCACATCGCATCTGCAGCGTACTGGTCGCCATAGTCCCGAAGAAGAATGTAGAAAATGTTGTTCTTTGACCCAGACCCCATGGTGCCCTTGTCCATTGTTCCACTGAGCAGTTCACTGTTGCGGATTAGGACGTATGCATCGTTGATGCACATCTCTTCTCCCGATGTATATGACTTGCCCTTGGCTCGTAGGCAGGCCATCACTGGAGATGAG encodes:
- the Polr3A gene encoding DNA-directed RNA polymerase III subunit RPC1; translated protein: MVKEQFREADTSMKIANISFGVLNANDIQQLSHVHCVSKNLYQRESLHKSVPYGVLDNKLGTSQKDKNCETCGKGLTDCVGHFGQVSLEMPVFHVGYFKAVYSILHTVCKTCARVMLPPADRARFLDMVQRPSTSFLTKKSLHKRIVEMCRKQASCPYCGVVNGQVKKCSLLKFVHERLKAHKKNENVIKDLQDDYQEARGYNPEIDTVINKVTSDILNPLVVRDLLRRIPDEDVPLLLMDARCGRPEDLVLTHIPVPPLCIRPSVVSALKAGTNEDDVTVKLTEIIFLNDVIQKHRTTGARMQMIMEDWDFLQLQCALYVNSETSGIPLNMQPKKPTRGFVQRLKGKHGRFRGNLSGKRVDFSGRTVISPDPNLRIDEVGVPVHVAKILTYPERVTQYNLELMRQLIRNGCDVHPGANFLECRGSGFKRFLRYGNREQLAQQLRPGDTVERHLRDGDVVLFNRQPSLHKLSIMAHVAKVLPHRTFRFNECVCTPYNADFDGDEMNLHLPQTEEARAEALVLMGTRANLVTPRNGEPLIAAIQDFITGGYLITQKDVFLDRAKACQLASCMLAGKDTNMSVELPPPAILKPVCLWTGKQIFSLIMRPSRSSPVMACLRAKGKSYTSGEEMCINDAYVLIRNSELLSGTMDKGTMGSGSKNNIFYILLRDYGDQYAADAMWRLVRLTSYYIQNRGFSIGIGDVTPGAGLIKAKQDLVSAGYARCEEYIQQLKCGKLQAQPGCNEEETLEAVCLKELSVVRDHAGKACLRELHKTNSPLIMAVCGSKGSFINISQMIACVGQQAISGHRVPNGFEDRSLPHFEKHDRSPQARGFVEDSFYSGLTPTEFFFHTMGGREGLVDTAVKTAETGYMQRRLVKSLEDLCCHYDRSVRNSCGEIVQFCYGADGLDPASMEGKEDNPVDFGRVMEVTRARNPHREEPPLDMDGILQLSEEILGSQDMSACGESFRNDLEDFLNTYAKGVAKTHALYKVKEKNIPVLKQLNRLTSSQLRSFFDTCREKYLRSVMEPATAVGAVCAQSIGEPATQMTLKTFHFAGVASMNITQGVPRIKEIINASKSISTPIITAALMNDKDAEFARCVKGRIEKTLLGEVSEYLEEVFLPDDCFVLVKLDIDRIRLLQLEVTADTISYSISTSKLRIKSQNIKALGASLLTVRPTASSKASLYYALQNLMEQLPKVVIKGIPSSSRAVIHADDSLGGTRYRLLVEGDGLREVIATFGVKGTQTSSNNTSEVEKTLGIEAARATIIREIGVTMASHGISVDRRHLMLLADLMTFRGEVLGITRHGLARMKESALMLASFEKTADHLFDAAYYGQTDEISGVSESIILGVPMAIGTGFFDLVHKVDWQPLAAPRKLVFDRSEFHIKLGEE